In Manis pentadactyla isolate mManPen7 chromosome 11, mManPen7.hap1, whole genome shotgun sequence, one DNA window encodes the following:
- the LOC118910749 gene encoding alpha-1-antitrypsin-like protein CM55-SI isoform X1: protein MSLSGREDSSCGLTWAWCPFPLLQDMPFSIAWGLLLLADLCYRVPGSMHVSEHSHEIRKNPPNPSTAPKLANFSFKFYQSLAGQSNTSNIVLSPVSIAIAFAMPSLGTKGDTHTQILHGLDVNFKKVPKADDVHKAFHHLLNTLNRSDSQFQLATKSAVFIDKNLKHVHNFLKTVKNTYHTEAFPINFEDTEEAKKQINDYAEKGTQGKIVDLVQELDKDTVLVLVNYIFFKDSWKDKFEAKHFGEGDFHVEEKTAIRVPMATCLGVFGLHWDRGLSCWVLLRHFEGRARAFLLMPDPGKMPQLEESLSEEYLSNILRDVDIWYVLAQGRPSSCHIRPARGWEVGPRPTGHTTMHDQVDPDRGRGRVRHRQPGSVRRAVPTGEETQSCPWGRPSPAQTLPLPDGQSPEQGEQCQHLLGESQEGRGELPGKGAAECGLQDGKSKASPGAEAAWGGPGERAQGGTSQHMLKHGPCSSAPDMQGLIGVPAMT from the exons ATGTCACTGAGTGGCCGGGAGGACTCATCGTGTGGCCTGACTTGGGCGTGgtgccccttccctctcttgcAGGACATGCCATTTTCCATCGCATGGGGCCTCCTCCTGCTGGCAGACCTGTGCTATCGGGTCCCTGGCTCCATGCATGTATCCGAGCATAGTCACGAAATCCGTAAgaacccccctaatcccagcacagCCCCCAAACTGGCCAACTTCTCCTTCAAGTTCTACCAGTCGCTGGCCGGACAGTCTAACACAAGCAACATCGTCTTGTCCCCAGTGAGCATCGCTATAGCCTTTGCAATGCCCTCCCTGGGGACCAAGGGTGACACTCACACCCAGATCCTGCACGGCCTAGACGTCAACTTCAAGAAAGTACCTAAGGCTGATGATGTCCACAAAGCCTTTCACCATCTTCTCAACACCCTCAACCGGTCAGACAGCCAGTTCCAGCTGGCCACCAAGAGTGCTGTATTCATTGATAAGAATCTAAAGCACGTACATAACTTTTTGAAGACTGTCAAGAACACGTATCACACAGAAGCCTTCCCCATCAACTTTGAGGACACAGAAGAGGCCAAGAAACAGATCAATGATTATGCAGAGAAGGGAACCCAAGGGAAAATTGTGGATTTGGTCCAAGAGCTTGACAAAGACACAGTTCTTGTTCTCGTGaactacattttctttaaag ACAGCTGGAAGGATAAATTTGAGGCTAAGCACTTTGGGGAAGGAGACTTCCATGTGGAAGAGAAGACCGCCATCAGAGTGCCCATGGCCACCTGCCTGGGCGTGTTCGGCCTGCACTGGGACAGGGGGCTGTCCTGCTGGGTGCTGCTGAGGCACTTTGAAGGCAGAGCCAGAGCATTTCTGCTCATGCCTGACCCCGGGAAGATGCCGCAGCTGGAGGAGAGTCTCTCTGAGGAGTACCTCTCCAATATCCTCAGAGACGTTGACATATGGTACGTCCTAGCCCAGGGCAGACCCAGTAGCTGCCACATCAGGCCTGCCAGGGGGTGGGAGGTAGGCCCACGTCCCACGGGCCACACAACCATGCATGACCAGGTGGATCCAGACAGAGGCCGGGGTCGGGTCAGACACCGCCAGCCAGGCTCTGTGAGAAGGGCAGTGCCCACAGGTGAGGAGACGCAATCCTGCCCTTGGGGACGTCCTTCCCCAGCACAGACACTGCCCCTTCCCGATGGCCAGAGCCCAGAGCAGGGTGAGCAATGCCAGCACTTGCTGGGGGAGAGCCAAGAAGGGAGAGGCGAGCTTCCTGGCAAAGGGGCAGCTGAGTGTGGCCTACAGGATGGGAAGTCCAAGGCCAGCCCGGGAGCAGAGGCCGCTTGGGGGGGACCTGGAGAGCGAGCCCAGGGTGGGACCTCCCAGCACATGCTCAAGCACGGTCCCTGCTCCTCGGCCCCAGACATGCAGGGTTTGATTGGGGTCCCCGCAATGACATAG
- the LOC118910749 gene encoding alpha-1-antitrypsin-like protein CM55-SI isoform X2: MPFSIAWGLLLLADLCYRVPGSMHVSEHSHEIRKNPPNPSTAPKLANFSFKFYQSLAGQSNTSNIVLSPVSIAIAFAMPSLGTKGDTHTQILHGLDVNFKKVPKADDVHKAFHHLLNTLNRSDSQFQLATKSAVFIDKNLKHVHNFLKTVKNTYHTEAFPINFEDTEEAKKQINDYAEKGTQGKIVDLVQELDKDTVLVLVNYIFFKDSWKDKFEAKHFGEGDFHVEEKTAIRVPMATCLGVFGLHWDRGLSCWVLLRHFEGRARAFLLMPDPGKMPQLEESLSEEYLSNILRDVDIWYVLAQGRPSSCHIRPARGWEVGPRPTGHTTMHDQVDPDRGRGRVRHRQPGSVRRAVPTGEETQSCPWGRPSPAQTLPLPDGQSPEQGEQCQHLLGESQEGRGELPGKGAAECGLQDGKSKASPGAEAAWGGPGERAQGGTSQHMLKHGPCSSAPDMQGLIGVPAMT, translated from the exons ATGCCATTTTCCATCGCATGGGGCCTCCTCCTGCTGGCAGACCTGTGCTATCGGGTCCCTGGCTCCATGCATGTATCCGAGCATAGTCACGAAATCCGTAAgaacccccctaatcccagcacagCCCCCAAACTGGCCAACTTCTCCTTCAAGTTCTACCAGTCGCTGGCCGGACAGTCTAACACAAGCAACATCGTCTTGTCCCCAGTGAGCATCGCTATAGCCTTTGCAATGCCCTCCCTGGGGACCAAGGGTGACACTCACACCCAGATCCTGCACGGCCTAGACGTCAACTTCAAGAAAGTACCTAAGGCTGATGATGTCCACAAAGCCTTTCACCATCTTCTCAACACCCTCAACCGGTCAGACAGCCAGTTCCAGCTGGCCACCAAGAGTGCTGTATTCATTGATAAGAATCTAAAGCACGTACATAACTTTTTGAAGACTGTCAAGAACACGTATCACACAGAAGCCTTCCCCATCAACTTTGAGGACACAGAAGAGGCCAAGAAACAGATCAATGATTATGCAGAGAAGGGAACCCAAGGGAAAATTGTGGATTTGGTCCAAGAGCTTGACAAAGACACAGTTCTTGTTCTCGTGaactacattttctttaaag ACAGCTGGAAGGATAAATTTGAGGCTAAGCACTTTGGGGAAGGAGACTTCCATGTGGAAGAGAAGACCGCCATCAGAGTGCCCATGGCCACCTGCCTGGGCGTGTTCGGCCTGCACTGGGACAGGGGGCTGTCCTGCTGGGTGCTGCTGAGGCACTTTGAAGGCAGAGCCAGAGCATTTCTGCTCATGCCTGACCCCGGGAAGATGCCGCAGCTGGAGGAGAGTCTCTCTGAGGAGTACCTCTCCAATATCCTCAGAGACGTTGACATATGGTACGTCCTAGCCCAGGGCAGACCCAGTAGCTGCCACATCAGGCCTGCCAGGGGGTGGGAGGTAGGCCCACGTCCCACGGGCCACACAACCATGCATGACCAGGTGGATCCAGACAGAGGCCGGGGTCGGGTCAGACACCGCCAGCCAGGCTCTGTGAGAAGGGCAGTGCCCACAGGTGAGGAGACGCAATCCTGCCCTTGGGGACGTCCTTCCCCAGCACAGACACTGCCCCTTCCCGATGGCCAGAGCCCAGAGCAGGGTGAGCAATGCCAGCACTTGCTGGGGGAGAGCCAAGAAGGGAGAGGCGAGCTTCCTGGCAAAGGGGCAGCTGAGTGTGGCCTACAGGATGGGAAGTCCAAGGCCAGCCCGGGAGCAGAGGCCGCTTGGGGGGGACCTGGAGAGCGAGCCCAGGGTGGGACCTCCCAGCACATGCTCAAGCACGGTCCCTGCTCCTCGGCCCCAGACATGCAGGGTTTGATTGGGGTCCCCGCAATGACATAG